The Miscanthus floridulus cultivar M001 chromosome 6, ASM1932011v1, whole genome shotgun sequence genomic interval TGCCAGCGGGTGTTCCGCTCCAGAGCTGGGTATATAATCGGTAGGATCACTTGACGGTTTTGGGAGATCATACCGAATAGGTGCTCGTTGTTCCATAGGAATAAGGCTCTCTCTGCAACCTGCAAAAGCCATGCCAAAGAAAAGCAGTGCTTGAGTTTCAAATGGTAACTCCTTTATGCAACAATACAACATGCAAGTGACATGAGCAAAGACAGTACAAACGCAAATGCCAGGCCGCTCACAACCCTACATTTATGTATCTTACTTAATCGACGAAGACAGATGAATACAATATGCTGTACAAACAAGGAAATAGGAGTCACTGTGTCCCATCCACATTAGTGCACAAAATCGATAGACAGATTCAAAATCACAATTCCACCTAGCTGATTGTCAAGTCCCACAAAGTGCAAATGTCTGTATCTTCAATTTATTGAGGAAATTAAAGTATTTACAAGAACAGCAGATTTTGGCAATTGCCACACATTAACACCCCAAAGATTCCTATCATCTGCCTTTGGACCATGGATTTATTTGTGACGTTAGACTTCAGAGTACACTGAGACCATTATGAGGCAGAATTAGAGAATTATAGGGCATTTCCAATTCTGTAGTAAAGCAAATGGCCTGAAGCCTCATAAAGGAAGTGGCCACCAACTAAACTTAAGCCAATAACATAAGTGTGTGGTCTCACTTTAGCCAACAAGAAAAGATTTTAACCACTGATGAAATTCTTATCATTAATTAGTAAGCACTATGTCATAAAGACACAGGGGACCATGTAAAGGGACACTAATAAATCAGAAAAAACAAGGCGAAAAGGAAAGGGGTCAAACAGACTCTTCAATTAAAATAAGTGAAAGATTGATCTGGCAAACAACATTGCAACTATTActtgattaaaaaaataaaaaagcttAAAGCTGTGCATCTAACCTTtattagagaaactaatgattaCACGAGCATATATTCCTGTTAGCATTTCTTACCACGGCAACTGTTATGAGCACAAGACCAGAACAAAATATGAAGAGTGAATCTCACCTGAAAATGAGAGCTATTCAGGCAACTAGCAATCTTCCGGAACAAGGGAACCATGCATTTCTGAAATTCAGCCATGTCAGTCAACTCCAGCACCTCCTCCAACTCCCCCAAAAACATCATTTCCTTCTGACTATTTGTAACTGGCCAATACTTTAACAGGCCTCTGATCACAGTCCCAGAAAGCTTCGGTTCCTTCTCAATAAATTGTGTGATGCAATATGTCAGCTGTGGCAGATACACTCCCACTGATTTCGGCTTATGAAGTGGTATCAATGCTTTCCATAAGAACAGCTTATGTTCCTCCTTCAATGGCTTGGCAAACCCACTTATTACACTGCCAAAGACCTCCAACAGCTCGGCGATCCCATTGTGATGATCTGTCTCGAACACAAACCTATAGAAGATATTGCTCACAGCCTTACGGATGAATGGTCGGTTTCCCATGAACTTGCCATATATCCTATGCAATATTGTCTTCAAGCAGTCCCTTTCTCTCGGGTCATCCGAATCAAACAGATCAAGCAGCTTGGAGACGAAAGAGCTATCCACATACTTCCTAGCCACCTTAGCATCGACGAGCGGCGAAGTCACAAACCTAAGGAGAAACTCATAAACGACTTGCAGGTGGTACCAGGACGGATCGAAGAAGGGCTCGTCCTCCTCGGTCTCCGAAGCCGAGGTGCCAGACCGGACTTTGGGCGGGAAGACCCTGAACAGGTTAGCGGCGAACATGCGCACGCACGCTGCTATCATTGTCTCCGTGAGAGGATCCTCAGCGGCGCCAATGCAGTCGACCAGGGACATGAGCATCTGCCGCTTCCGCTCCTTCTCCGGCGAGTCCTTGCCCCGGTCGGAGAAGTCGTACACCGCGCAGCAAATGTTAACCTTCTGGACAAAGGCGTCCTCCCTGGACCTCacctcggctccggctccggctccggcgccAGCCGCGGGAGACGGAGGCGAAACGTTGGGCTTCGCCGTGACCCCATTCTCCCGCGGCGAGGCCCCATTCTCCCGCGGCGACGAtaggggcggcggcggcttcgCAGGCGGCGAGCTCGCGGCCCCGCCGCCAGAGCTGGATTTCATCGCCTTCCACGACAGCTTTCCAATAAATTGCTTCCACATGTCGGCGAGATCCGGCGGCACCAACAACACATCAAATCTCCCCCAATTAAAGGATCATTCCGACAGGCCCGGCCTCCTCTCGGCAACACGGACACGGGGGCGCGAATCCCCGGGCCTTAAAAGAGCGCGCTTGGCAACGGCGACGAGCGGCCGATCCTCCCGCAGCGACAGCAAGAGATCGCAAGGTGCGCTGCACCCGCCGGTACAGATCAACCACCGCCCCCCGGTGAACGCACCGAGATGAGAGGGAATGCCACGCCGCGCCCAATAAAACCGGGCCGGGAGcgcgacggcgaggaggaggccTGGCAGGGATCCGGCAATGGCGGGCTCAGCGCCAGATCCGGGGGCGGGAGGCGGCCATGGATGGCATTTCGGGAGGAGGGGAAAGGGCGTGGAGAAGTGAGGAAATTTTGGCGTTTTGAGGAGGGGTGGTGGTGGGCTGGTGGCAGGGGAGGGCAGCCGCTGGCGGAGAGGGGAGGAGGCGAGAGGACACTCTCCGAGTAGAACGAGCGAGCGAGCTGCAGTGGTGCGCTGCAAGGACGATGGATCGCCCGCTCGGCGCGGTTGGAACGTCGGATAGGGCGTTTCGAGCTTCCTCAGCCGTCGAATCTCGGCCTTTTTTATGGCTGGGTGCTCTCCATCTTTCGCTCTGGAAAGGCATACGGGTACGAACTGCATGATGGTGATTGGATAATGGGAAATCAGTTGTAACCGCTGGGGAAACATCGTTCGGTTGTTTCTTTCTTTAGCGACGGCACATGTTCAATTGCTAATTTCATAATGACCCACCACcatttttatcattttatttatttcttctTTTTCTATTAACACGTAGGGCAGCTTCAATAAAGACGCTTCAGCTAGCTCATACAAATCCACGTTAAGGAGaaagataaaagaaaaaagagaagagagagaaaagaaaaagacaagTGGTCCCACGCTAGGCTCTGGCAGGTTACGAGTTATGCTGCAGTGGCTAGATGCGAGAGTGTCCTGATGGCGGTTGCCAGTGGAGGAGCCATTAGTGCTAATCGTCTGATCCACATAGATTTTCAACATTTACTGCCCAATAAAGCACTATTACTCTTAAGAAACAATCAAAATCAGGGGTGCCCATGGCCCCCTTTGGTCTCAATGTTCCTCCGCCACGGCGGTTGGAGCACAAGCGGGTCCTGGTGGCTAGAGCACGAGCGAGTCCCGAAGCAAGCCATGATAGGGGGTGGTGACACTCGAAGCGAGTCGTGGCGATATACGGAGTGAGCTCCACCGGTGATACCACGGTAATGTCTAGAGCGACGGTGGGCAGGCGACGCCCGAGCGAGCAGGGGCTAGGTCAATGGCCACTTGCTACAACCTGGGGGTGCGAGCGAGGTGGTTGTTGTCATTAGACTAGGCGTGATCGAGGAGGAAGAAAGTGGGTGGGAAAAAGGAATACGTGGGACCTTTTGTAGGGTGTCTAAGTTTGTAGTATCGTTGGAGTATAAGTTAGTAAGTTGGCTCAATCGTTGTAGGTTCCCTTACGACTATAAAGATATGCACATTGCACACATACCAATGAAACGCATGAGTTTCTGGACCCGCTTACACCTCCTAGATAACGGCCATGTTAGTTAGCTAAAATATGAGCACTCATTTAAGTCGAAGTTTTCCACGAACTCTGCTCTACATACTCCACCAAGGAGCAGTTTCACCAAAAACCTGGAGTTTTTATAGCATCTCTTTAGATACTCTCTCAACTCTACCTTTTCCTAGAGCAGAGTTTTGGGAAATTTATTTGGCTAAAAAACATGGAGCAGACCAGTCCCAAATAGACCCTTAAACTCAAATGAACATTCCAAAGAAACCTGCCCGCCTTCTGATCGACGTGCTTCACTCATTTTATATCGGATTTGTCATCAACTTTGCATGAGATGGTGTTTGAGTTTGATTGTGAAGATATGAGCTGTGTGCTAGCAAAAGGTTGAGTAGTAGATCTTAAAACGTCAAGATAGTAATGGGAAATTTCAAGTTATATCATTGATGGAGTGATATTAGTTGTATTAGTTGGGTTATAATTGTGGTTCGAGCATTGCTAATTGTTATACTTTTGTTTTATTTCAAGCAACTAGGTGC includes:
- the LOC136461644 gene encoding serine/threonine protein phosphatase 2A 57 kDa regulatory subunit B' kappa isoform-like; translation: MWKQFIGKLSWKAMKSSSGGGAASSPPAKPPPPLSSPRENGASPRENGVTAKPNVSPPSPAAGAGAGAGAEVRSREDAFVQKVNICCAVYDFSDRGKDSPEKERKRQMLMSLVDCIGAAEDPLTETMIAACVRMFAANLFRVFPPKVRSGTSASETEEDEPFFDPSWYHLQVVYEFLLRFVTSPLVDAKVARKYVDSSFVSKLLDLFDSDDPRERDCLKTILHRIYGKFMGNRPFIRKAVSNIFYRFVFETDHHNGIAELLEVFGSVISGFAKPLKEEHKLFLWKALIPLHKPKSVGVYLPQLTYCITQFIEKEPKLSGTVIRGLLKYWPVTNSQKEMMFLGELEEVLELTDMAEFQKCMVPLFRKIASCLNSSHFQVAERALFLWNNEHLFGMISQNRQVILPIIYPALERNTRWHWNQSVLNVTMNVRKMFREMDERLLVACQNNFQEEEEKRAATEERRRLMWEQLERSAAHGYHQPVIAADASFPAPPSSGRLVAPTVT